A section of the Anaerolineae bacterium genome encodes:
- a CDS encoding aminotransferase class IV, whose protein sequence is MSELLVYRNGELVPDSQATISIHDGGFLLGDSVYEAVRTFRFVPFHLEPHLDRLWRSLTYARIDPGMSRQELRQAVMMTLEANRPLLEDDVWLYLYITRGRFVNNVQYYLPASAEERRPTIIIFCRPLPFAAFARGYEQGVHAVIPPSRHLPPQCLDPKLKTGSRMHLVLAEFEARMVDPEAWSLILDIHGNLTENKSGNVFVVKDGALYTPPADGVLAGITRATVLELAGRLGIPAHECPLQAYHALTADEAFFTSTGYCIMPITRINKIVIGDGRPGPITRRLLTAWGEMVGIDLVEQARRHLRE, encoded by the coding sequence ATGTCCGAACTGTTGGTCTACCGCAACGGCGAGCTGGTGCCGGACAGCCAAGCCACGATCTCGATCCATGACGGCGGGTTCCTGCTCGGCGATTCAGTGTATGAGGCGGTGCGCACCTTTCGTTTTGTGCCGTTCCATCTGGAACCGCATCTCGACCGGCTGTGGCGCTCGCTGACCTATGCCCGGATCGACCCTGGCATGAGCCGGCAGGAACTGCGCCAAGCCGTGATGATGACGCTGGAGGCCAATCGACCTCTGCTGGAGGATGACGTCTGGTTGTACTTGTACATCACGCGCGGCCGGTTTGTGAACAATGTGCAGTATTACCTTCCTGCGTCCGCGGAAGAGCGCCGGCCGACCATCATCATCTTCTGCCGGCCGCTCCCCTTCGCGGCCTTTGCGCGAGGGTATGAGCAGGGCGTGCATGCGGTCATCCCGCCGTCGCGCCACCTGCCCCCGCAGTGCCTGGACCCGAAACTGAAGACCGGCTCGCGCATGCACCTCGTGCTGGCGGAGTTCGAGGCGCGCATGGTGGACCCGGAGGCCTGGTCGCTCATCCTGGATATTCACGGCAATCTGACGGAGAACAAGAGCGGCAATGTGTTCGTGGTGAAGGACGGCGCGCTGTACACGCCGCCGGCCGACGGTGTCTTGGCCGGCATCACGCGGGCGACGGTGCTGGAGCTGGCCGGCAGGCTGGGCATTCCGGCGCATGAGTGCCCTCTGCAGGCCTATCATGCCCTGACCGCGGATGAGGCCTTTTTCACTTCCACGGGCTACTGCATCATGCCCATTACCCGCATCAACAAAATAGTCATCGGGGATGGCCGGCCAGGTCCCATCACGCGGCGTCTGCTGACGGCCTGGGGGGAGATGGTCGGGATAGACCTGGTGGAGCAGGCGCGCCGGCACCTGCGGGAATAG